The DNA window AGTCTTTGCTAATTCATGTGAATACCGGCCTAGTTGGTTTCGGGATCTACCGAAACATAGGAGCGGTTGTCGCGCTTTTTACGAAATACCACGGTGCCATCGGTGAGGGCAAAAAGGGTGTGATCCTTTCCGATGCCTACATTCTCTCCTGGATGGTGCTTGGTTCCGCGCTGACGCACGATGATGTTTCCGCTGATGGCTTTTTGACCACCAAAGATTTTTATGCCGAGTCGCTTACTGTGCGATTCACGTCCGTTCTTAGAACTACCGACTCCTTTCTTATGTGCCATGGTTTCCCGGTTTAGACTGTTTTATGCGTTATTTTGCTCGGGAGCATCGTTTTTCGGTGCTTCCTTTTTGGGCTTGGCCTCAGCTTTGGGCTTGGCCTCAGCTTTAGGTTTAGCTTCTGCTTTTGGTTTAGCTTCTGCTTTTGGTGCAGCTTCCGCCTTGGTTTCGGCTTTTGCTTTCACTTCAGCTTTTGCTGCGGGCTCTTCAGCTTCCTTTTTTTCTTTTGCCGGAGCTGCTTTCCTGGCTCCGCTTGCAGTAATACCCTGAATTTCAATCTGGGTAAAGTACTGGCGGTGTCCGTTGGATTTTTGGTAACCCTTTCGGCGCTTCTTTTTGAAGACGATCACTTTGTCGCCTTTCAGGTGGCTGAGAACCTTGGCGGTTACTTCAGCACCTTCTACAGCCGGGGCGCCAACAGTT is part of the Cryomorphaceae bacterium genome and encodes:
- a CDS encoding 50S ribosomal protein L27, with amino-acid sequence MAHKKGVGSSKNGRESHSKRLGIKIFGGQKAISGNIIVRQRGTKHHPGENVGIGKDHTLFALTDGTVVFRKKRDNRSYVSVDPETN
- the rplU gene encoding 50S ribosomal protein L21 encodes the protein MYAIVDIAGQQFKVAKDQRIYVHRLEEKEGASVKFDRVLLIDNGGNVTVGAPAVEGAEVTAKVLSHLKGDKVIVFKKKRRKGYQKSNGHRQYFTQIEIQGITASGARKAAPAKEKKEAEEPAAKAEVKAKAETKAEAAPKAEAKPKAEAKPKAEAKPKAEAKPKKEAPKNDAPEQNNA